In Pseudomonas saponiphila, the genomic stretch GGTCCGCCAGGGCTTCGAGGTGACCCTGGTGGAGGCTCAGGAATCCCTGGGCAGCCAGACCAGCTTCGCCAACGGCGGGCAGTTGTCCTATCGCTATGTGGCGCCCTTGGCCGATGCCGGCGTGCCCTGGCAGGCCCTGGGCTGGATGCTCAAGGGCGACTCGCCGCTCAAGCTGCGCCCGCGCCTGGACCCGGCGCAGTGGCGCTGGCTGGCGGGTTTTCTCGGTGCTTGCCGGCACTCGGTGAACCAGCGCAATGCTGCTCACCTGCTGCGCCTGGCGCTGCTCAGCCAGAGCACCCTGCAACGTTGGCGCGTAGAGGATGGCCTGCAGGGCTTTGATTGGCGGCGCAATGGCAAGCTGGTGACCTTTCGCCAGCCCGGCAGCTTCGAGCATGCCCGGCACAACCTGGCGGACAGCCGTCAGCAACAGGTCTTGTCGGCTGCCGAATGCACCGTCCTGGAGCCGACCCTGGGAGACACGTCCTTCGTCGGTGGCATCTATACCCCAGACGAAGAAGTGGCCGACTGCCACGCGTTCTGCCAGCAACTGGCGGCGTGGCTGCGGGCTTCCGGGCGTTGCGAAATCCTCCTCGGCCAGCGAGTTCGAGCCATCCACCGTGGGGGCGACCGGGTCCAGGCCATCGATCTGGGCGAGCGCCAATTGCCGGTGCAACATCTGGTGCTGGCGGCCGGTCATCGCAGCCCCGAGTTGCGCCTGCCAGGGCTCAAGCTGCCGCTGTATCCGCTCAAGGGCTACAGCCTCAGCGTGCCCATCGGCCCGCAGCACCAGGCGCCGGAAATCAGCATCACCGACTACAACCGCAAGATCGTCTATGCCCGGATCGGCCAGCAGTTGCGGGTGGCGGCCATGGTCGACATCGTCGGTTTCGATCCGTCCCCGGACCCGGGACGCCTGGCCCTGATGCGCCGGCAGGCCGAGCAGACCTT encodes the following:
- a CDS encoding D-amino acid dehydrogenase; translated protein: MSQQVCIIGGGVIGLASAYALVRQGFEVTLVEAQESLGSQTSFANGGQLSYRYVAPLADAGVPWQALGWMLKGDSPLKLRPRLDPAQWRWLAGFLGACRHSVNQRNAAHLLRLALLSQSTLQRWRVEDGLQGFDWRRNGKLVTFRQPGSFEHARHNLADSRQQQVLSAAECTVLEPTLGDTSFVGGIYTPDEEVADCHAFCQQLAAWLRASGRCEILLGQRVRAIHRGGDRVQAIDLGERQLPVQHLVLAAGHRSPELRLPGLKLPLYPLKGYSLSVPIGPQHQAPEISITDYNRKIVYARIGQQLRVAAMVDIVGFDPSPDPGRLALMRRQAEQTFAAAGDYQAASEWAGMRPATPSGVPLIGATAYRNLWLNLGHGALGFTLACGSGQLLGELIGQRSTSIDMRGLTPRVA